One Candidatus Neomarinimicrobiota bacterium genomic window carries:
- a CDS encoding DUF4159 domain-containing protein, translated as MAKRIPGRDVSFIISAWKSLFVCAKKSGSVFILLVFAGLLAFASPTTISAQPYDFSIARLQYDGGGDWYSDPSSIPNLINFLRENSAMKVNPDEVRLKPQDPELFLHPYLYMTGHGNIRFSETDVQRLRQYLTNGGFLHADDNYGMDESFRREMKKVFPEKEFVELPFDHPIYHIKYDFSNGPPKIHEHDGKPAQGFGLFHNERLVVFYTYETDLGDGWEDTDVHDDTPEQHRKSLQMGTNIVLYALTH; from the coding sequence ATGGCTAAGCGAATCCCCGGTAGAGACGTTTCATTTATCATCTCTGCATGGAAAAGTTTATTTGTATGTGCTAAAAAATCCGGGTCCGTTTTTATTCTCTTGGTCTTTGCGGGATTGCTGGCGTTCGCATCGCCAACCACTATCTCCGCTCAACCATATGATTTCAGTATTGCCCGCCTGCAGTACGATGGCGGCGGAGACTGGTATAGTGATCCCAGTTCCATCCCGAATTTGATCAATTTCCTTCGTGAGAACAGTGCAATGAAGGTCAACCCGGATGAGGTACGGCTGAAGCCCCAGGACCCGGAGCTGTTTCTCCATCCGTATCTGTATATGACGGGACACGGGAACATCCGGTTTTCCGAAACGGACGTGCAACGGTTGCGTCAGTATCTCACAAACGGAGGATTTCTCCATGCCGATGATAACTACGGAATGGATGAATCATTTCGCCGCGAGATGAAAAAAGTCTTCCCGGAGAAGGAATTTGTGGAATTGCCATTCGATCATCCCATTTACCATATAAAATACGATTTCTCCAACGGGCCGCCCAAAATTCATGAGCACGACGGAAAGCCTGCCCAGGGATTCGGGCTGTTCCACAACGAACGCCTGGTGGTGTTCTACACCTACGAGACAGACCTTGGAGACGGCTGGGAGGATACCGATGTTCACGACGACACGCCGGAGCAACACCGCAAGTCACTTCAGATGGGAACGAACATCGTCCTTTACGCATTAACACACTAA
- a CDS encoding DUF456 domain-containing protein, whose translation MSVVLYIIMWLVVFGSVLIIPFGAPGTFIIAGAALLEGMLTDFVHVSSNLVIWLFAIAVALEGLEYLITGMSAKKYGASNIGIAGAIIGALVGAVVGSGIVPVVGTLLGTLAGAYIGAVGVEMFRTSSVDKALRAGYGAFLGNAGGKISKMVGAIFMIILIVRSFVGT comes from the coding sequence ATGAGCGTCGTACTGTACATTATCATGTGGTTGGTGGTCTTCGGATCGGTGCTTATTATCCCGTTCGGAGCGCCGGGGACGTTTATCATCGCCGGGGCCGCACTGCTGGAGGGGATGCTCACCGATTTTGTACATGTATCCTCCAATCTCGTAATCTGGCTGTTTGCCATCGCCGTAGCGCTGGAAGGTTTGGAGTATTTAATCACAGGGATGTCCGCTAAAAAATACGGTGCATCAAATATCGGCATTGCCGGCGCCATTATCGGGGCGCTGGTTGGTGCTGTGGTGGGATCGGGGATCGTTCCTGTGGTTGGCACACTGCTAGGAACGTTAGCAGGTGCATACATCGGAGCCGTCGGTGTGGAGATGTTTCGGACCAGTTCCGTCGACAAGGCGTTGCGGGCGGGTTATGGAGCCTTTCTTGGAAACGCCGGAGGCAAAATAAGTAAAATGGTCGGAGCTATCTTTATGATAATCCTGATAGTCAGGAGTTTTGTAGGTACATAA
- a CDS encoding GNAT family N-acetyltransferase: MNITVRRARRKDAGYIADYNIAMARETEDKSLDKNTVIRGVQSLMETPEYGFYLVAEVDGKVAGCLLITYEWSDWRNGLFWWIQSVYVAPEHRGQGVFRSMYEYVERSAREDETVCGLRLYVEDENERAQSTYRALGMERTGYQLWEEEF, translated from the coding sequence ATGAATATTACCGTTCGCAGGGCACGGCGTAAGGATGCCGGATACATTGCAGATTACAACATTGCCATGGCCCGGGAGACGGAAGATAAATCTCTGGATAAGAATACTGTGATTCGGGGAGTTCAAAGCCTGATGGAGACTCCGGAGTATGGATTTTACCTGGTGGCAGAGGTGGACGGTAAGGTTGCAGGATGCCTGCTGATCACCTACGAATGGAGCGACTGGCGGAACGGGCTCTTCTGGTGGATTCAGAGCGTGTATGTCGCGCCGGAGCATCGCGGACAGGGTGTGTTCCGGTCCATGTACGAATACGTGGAGCGGTCTGCCAGAGAAGATGAAACTGTTTGCGGCCTCCGGTTGTATGTGGAGGACGAAAACGAGCGGGCGCAGAGCACCTACCGGGCGCTGGGAATGGAACGGACCGGGTATCAGCTGTGGGAGGAGGAGTTCTGA
- a CDS encoding tetratricopeptide repeat protein: MPNLADGQIQLLQQRQLENVPQQDANIRNQLRQASALEQQGRLEEASKVYRQLYEQHPEQEAVYRNYVDILVRMSDYGAAEAVISRYLKSHPSDIQSLVKLGTVFYNQNDKEKALRQWRSVLESLGRNTRNYQVILNEMVRNGLYTEARETANEARDVLGQPSFYALQLGSVFSSRLNYDHATEEYLLYYRHHGRNVSFLISQISRFPDEPEVNDQVIPVLESAIEEYPKDTNLYKILADYLYRIQEYDRALEHYRTLEQLEQAPGKYRRTVAGDFLEDEEYVRARTLYRTLLNLDEPIQNPASLRYGYAEAGYQNLLEKYDHESGVTVFRRNIFWDPDFVVIPEEAGPELSQVVADFDSVVSIDTNTEYAQLAEYRLGELYFRLGNDFDRAMQYFRQCTGDPNHLRYAESLLYVGKVYLAKGNIEKARNHWNQAIDKIKNPESSIPQSMRLYRAGTFFYAGDVDSGLTQLTDLLNSVNLSSELFNDIMEIRTLADNALKNKSASDTSTFRQFFRGEFYLKQHKITEAQKAWLRILDMEKDAPVASYALVRAAQMGRLLNQREQVQNWLTSVIENYPETPIGDQAMFLLGEVYQEENKLSEAIHWYEQVLVKHPGSILEQIARQRIRQLQQQTS; the protein is encoded by the coding sequence TTGCCGAATTTGGCGGATGGCCAGATTCAGCTGTTGCAGCAGCGGCAGTTAGAAAATGTACCACAGCAAGATGCGAATATCCGAAATCAACTGAGACAAGCCTCCGCCCTTGAACAGCAGGGCCGGCTGGAGGAGGCCTCCAAAGTTTACCGGCAGCTGTACGAGCAGCATCCGGAGCAGGAGGCAGTCTACCGGAATTACGTAGATATTTTGGTCCGGATGAGCGATTATGGCGCCGCCGAAGCTGTCATTTCCCGATATCTGAAGTCCCACCCCAGCGATATCCAATCATTGGTGAAACTGGGAACGGTATTCTACAATCAGAATGATAAGGAGAAAGCCCTCCGCCAATGGCGTAGCGTGCTGGAATCGCTGGGACGCAACACCCGGAACTATCAGGTGATACTGAACGAAATGGTGCGGAACGGTCTGTACACGGAGGCCCGCGAAACGGCCAATGAAGCCAGAGATGTCCTGGGGCAGCCGTCGTTTTATGCGCTGCAACTGGGATCGGTGTTTTCATCACGGTTAAACTATGATCACGCCACTGAGGAATATCTCCTCTATTACCGGCATCACGGCAGGAATGTGAGCTTTCTGATTTCGCAGATCTCGCGATTCCCGGACGAACCGGAGGTAAACGACCAGGTGATTCCGGTGCTGGAATCCGCTATTGAGGAATATCCCAAAGATACCAACCTGTACAAGATCCTGGCTGACTATCTGTATCGAATCCAGGAGTATGATCGGGCATTAGAACACTATCGAACTCTTGAACAACTGGAGCAGGCGCCGGGGAAATACCGGCGGACCGTGGCGGGTGATTTTCTTGAGGACGAAGAGTACGTCCGGGCCAGAACATTGTATCGAACTCTACTGAATTTGGATGAACCGATACAAAATCCGGCATCACTGCGATACGGTTATGCTGAAGCCGGCTACCAAAATCTTCTGGAAAAATATGACCATGAGTCAGGCGTCACGGTGTTCCGCCGCAACATCTTTTGGGATCCGGATTTTGTTGTGATTCCGGAAGAGGCCGGGCCTGAACTCTCTCAGGTAGTTGCGGATTTCGACTCAGTCGTAAGTATTGACACGAACACCGAATACGCTCAGCTGGCGGAATACCGACTCGGAGAACTCTACTTTCGGCTGGGCAACGATTTCGACCGGGCTATGCAATACTTCCGGCAATGCACCGGCGATCCCAACCATCTCAGATATGCGGAGTCGCTTTTATATGTTGGAAAGGTATATCTCGCCAAGGGAAACATCGAAAAGGCCCGCAACCACTGGAATCAGGCTATCGATAAAATTAAAAATCCCGAATCCTCGATCCCGCAATCCATGCGATTGTATCGGGCGGGTACCTTTTTCTATGCCGGTGACGTTGACAGCGGATTAACCCAGCTGACCGACCTGTTGAACTCCGTCAACCTCTCCTCCGAATTGTTCAACGACATTATGGAAATCCGAACGCTGGCTGATAACGCGCTCAAAAATAAATCGGCTTCCGATACCTCAACATTCCGGCAGTTTTTCCGGGGCGAGTTTTACCTGAAACAACACAAGATCACTGAGGCGCAGAAAGCGTGGCTTCGGATTCTGGACATGGAAAAGGATGCGCCGGTGGCCTCGTATGCGTTAGTTCGGGCAGCGCAGATGGGCCGGCTGCTGAATCAACGAGAGCAGGTGCAGAACTGGCTGACGTCGGTCATAGAGAATTATCCTGAGACGCCGATCGGTGATCAGGCTATGTTTCTGCTGGGCGAAGTGTACCAGGAGGAGAACAAACTGTCCGAAGCCATCCACTGGTATGAGCAAGTATTGGTAAAACATCCGGGAAGCATATTAGAGCAGATCGCCCGGCAACGAATCCGTCAACTCCAGCAACAGACGTCATAG
- a CDS encoding capsule assembly Wzi family protein produces MKLTAVYYTMRKFSNQSRILLSFLPVIVLCIIFSEPANATNSIVDINHPVYEYLQRLEAKGFIRDLRLYSRPNTREEIGELLVLTYRASEAGENLTRYDRQRLLKYLQEFDAYRLFEGYEAKQGENHLVRYSHQNWRFTGDVMADLSNRLQSNNAPYPVIGFGGEMRGSYYPSGESNSSITGYLRWLTFVEFTEDTTYGEFGAEEGRAYTVRDGVLNSNRIRTGIFWESNLGRISYLHDTPKWGRGRIAGLQIGGAAPEFDLLHYAGWFGKLRFTFLMGKLNSNYGQRFLGGHRLEWQPVRWLQFSVGETVIYGDSTNARGIEYTYLNPFIPYTAAEMNVGDRDNNTGAIGFTAFLRDKVTIYGEALFDDFVFNKSFTEYFANKWAGLLGFYWIDPIDIPGSSVTFEYVRIEPWVYTHVDRVNIYRHFGTSLGYPLKPNSDRTLLALDKGFGRRWNITGTVMHSRHGAGDFEQSHDHPASVPYVPEKSFLQGALTRETKTSLGIRYEFMQSSYVRGTYIYTSRTGESAFQQAIIGLSLNY; encoded by the coding sequence ATGAAATTGACGGCGGTCTATTATACCATGCGAAAATTCTCGAACCAGAGTCGGATTCTGCTGTCATTTTTGCCAGTGATTGTGCTGTGTATAATTTTTTCTGAGCCGGCAAATGCCACCAACTCTATTGTTGACATTAATCATCCGGTGTACGAGTATCTCCAGCGCCTGGAAGCCAAAGGCTTTATCCGGGATCTCCGGCTGTATTCCAGGCCGAACACCCGGGAGGAAATCGGCGAATTACTCGTATTAACATACCGGGCATCCGAAGCTGGAGAGAATTTGACCCGATATGACCGCCAACGCCTACTAAAATATCTTCAGGAATTTGATGCCTACCGACTGTTTGAGGGATACGAGGCGAAGCAGGGAGAAAACCACCTGGTCAGGTATTCCCATCAAAACTGGCGGTTTACCGGTGATGTCATGGCCGATCTCTCTAACCGGCTCCAGTCGAATAATGCCCCCTATCCGGTCATCGGATTCGGCGGGGAAATGCGCGGCAGTTACTATCCTTCCGGCGAGTCGAATAGTAGCATTACTGGGTATCTCCGCTGGCTGACGTTCGTTGAATTCACCGAAGATACGACCTATGGTGAATTCGGTGCTGAAGAAGGCCGGGCGTATACCGTCCGGGACGGGGTATTGAACAGCAATCGAATTCGCACCGGTATCTTCTGGGAATCGAATCTTGGCCGCATTAGCTATCTGCACGATACACCGAAGTGGGGGCGGGGACGCATCGCAGGCCTCCAGATCGGGGGTGCAGCACCTGAATTTGATCTTTTGCACTACGCCGGCTGGTTCGGAAAATTACGGTTTACTTTTCTCATGGGGAAACTGAACAGCAATTACGGGCAGCGATTTCTCGGGGGCCACCGTCTCGAATGGCAACCGGTCCGCTGGCTGCAGTTCTCTGTGGGTGAGACGGTTATCTATGGTGACTCCACTAATGCCCGGGGAATTGAGTACACCTATCTGAATCCGTTTATCCCATATACCGCCGCGGAGATGAACGTGGGTGACAGGGATAATAACACCGGAGCCATCGGTTTTACCGCGTTTCTCCGGGACAAGGTTACCATATACGGGGAGGCCCTGTTTGACGATTTTGTGTTCAATAAATCGTTTACCGAATATTTTGCGAACAAGTGGGCAGGTCTCCTGGGATTTTATTGGATTGATCCCATCGATATCCCCGGGAGCAGCGTGACGTTTGAATATGTCCGAATTGAACCGTGGGTGTACACGCATGTGGACAGGGTGAATATCTACCGGCACTTTGGAACCAGTCTCGGATATCCCCTGAAGCCGAACAGTGACAGGACGCTCCTTGCACTGGATAAGGGGTTTGGGCGCCGGTGGAATATTACCGGGACGGTGATGCATTCCCGTCACGGTGCCGGCGATTTTGAGCAATCTCACGATCATCCGGCCAGTGTGCCGTACGTGCCGGAAAAGTCCTTTCTCCAGGGAGCGCTCACCAGGGAAACCAAGACTTCCCTGGGAATTCGATACGAATTTATGCAGTCTTCCTATGTGCGCGGGACCTATATTTATACTTCCCGAACCGGCGAATCGGCCTTTCAGCAGGCCATCATCGGGCTATCGCTGAATTACTGA
- a CDS encoding asparagine synthetase B has protein sequence MRKKLITIFVVLLLPLSIFGQQKLLIPMDQSQTDHLKAYGVAYWTLKQGINVEWLLNYKGGSFLIDYHDGIARECRVRNVTHQTVSPGQVTQIYSTIEQNNMDMVLLEKAPKIAIYTPPNKRPWDDAVTMALTYAEIDYETLWDRGVLDGELSEYDWLHLHHEDFTGQYGKFYKNYHTAPWYIEQQMKYEAMAEELGFKSVQAQKKAVAWRIREYVVNGGFMFAMCSATDALDIALSAQNVDIAGTVYDGTPMDPNAQQKLNFSLTFAFENFQLETDPLVYEYSNIDIPPSYSAPIRGAEGDYFSLFEFSAKYDPVPTMLTQNHVAVVKDFMGQTTSFNRKFIKDDVVIMGEFEGTQRVKYLHGNAGQGTFTYYGGHDPEDFQHFVGDPPTQLSLHKNSPGYRLILNNVLFPAAKKQKRKT, from the coding sequence ATGCGAAAAAAACTCATCACCATTTTTGTCGTACTCCTTCTCCCTCTCTCCATCTTTGGGCAGCAAAAACTGCTGATTCCCATGGATCAGAGTCAAACCGACCACCTGAAGGCTTACGGCGTGGCATACTGGACGCTGAAGCAGGGAATTAACGTGGAGTGGCTGCTCAATTACAAGGGCGGCTCGTTCCTCATCGATTATCACGACGGCATCGCCCGGGAGTGCCGGGTGCGAAATGTTACGCACCAAACAGTTTCGCCAGGCCAGGTGACGCAGATCTATTCGACCATCGAACAGAATAACATGGACATGGTGCTTCTGGAGAAGGCGCCAAAGATCGCGATATATACGCCGCCGAACAAGCGTCCCTGGGATGACGCGGTGACCATGGCGCTGACTTACGCGGAGATCGATTACGAAACTCTGTGGGACCGCGGAGTGCTGGATGGTGAGCTCTCGGAATATGACTGGCTGCATCTCCATCACGAAGACTTTACCGGACAGTACGGCAAATTCTACAAAAATTATCACACCGCGCCGTGGTACATCGAGCAACAGATGAAATACGAAGCCATGGCGGAGGAGCTGGGGTTTAAATCGGTGCAGGCACAGAAGAAGGCGGTCGCATGGCGTATACGGGAGTACGTAGTCAACGGGGGATTCATGTTCGCCATGTGCTCGGCAACTGATGCATTGGACATTGCCCTGTCCGCCCAGAACGTCGATATCGCCGGCACCGTCTACGACGGGACGCCGATGGATCCCAATGCCCAGCAGAAGTTGAATTTTTCGCTGACGTTTGCATTCGAGAATTTCCAGCTGGAAACCGATCCGCTGGTTTACGAATATTCGAATATCGATATCCCACCGAGTTATTCCGCGCCGATCCGCGGCGCCGAGGGCGACTACTTCAGCCTGTTTGAGTTCTCCGCCAAATACGATCCGGTGCCGACCATGCTGACGCAGAACCACGTGGCCGTGGTGAAAGATTTCATGGGACAAACCACGAGTTTCAACCGAAAGTTCATCAAAGACGATGTGGTTATAATGGGAGAATTCGAGGGGACACAGCGGGTAAAATATCTTCATGGAAACGCCGGCCAGGGGACGTTCACCTATTACGGCGGACACGACCCGGAGGATTTTCAGCATTTTGTCGGGGATCCTCCGACTCAGCTGAGTCTGCACAAAAATTCACCGGGATACCGGCTGATCCTGAACAATGTGTTGTTTCCAGCGGCGAAGAAGCAGAAGCGGAAGACGTAA